A window of Chloroflexota bacterium genomic DNA:
ATCAACCTCCTGGACGCCCACGTCTTCGCCGACCGGGACCGCACCGCCGACTCGGTGGTGCGCGTGGCCCGGGGCCTCTGGGAGCAGTGGGGGCCGCGGATGCAGTCCATCCTGGAGCACACGGTCAAGACCCTCCACGAGGCCAACGCCCACCCCGACACCGACGCCCGCGACCAGCACACCATCCTGGACGGCCTCAGACTCCTCTCCGACGCCAAGTTCCGCGGGCAGGTGCTGGCCCGGGTCGACGACCCCTACCTCCTGGACTGGTGGGCACGGGACTTCGGCGGCTGGCACCGGGACTACCGGGCCGAGGCCCTGGCCCCGGTCCAGACCCGCCTGGGCTACTACGCCTCCTCCCGCCGCGCCCGGGCCATCCTGGGGCAGCCCGCCTCCACCGTCGACGTGCGCCGCACCATCCTGGACGGCGGTGTCCTCCTCATCTCCACGGCCCAAGGGCAGGCGGGCCGCGACGTCGCCGCCCTGGTGGGGGCCTCCCTCCTCAACCTGGTGGACGCCGTGGTGCGGGAGCAGGGGAGCCTGCCGCCCGAGCGGCGGCGGGGGGTGCTCGTTGTCGTGGACGAGATGCAGACCATGCCCGGCGTCGACTACGAGGGCATGCTCTCGGAGCTGGGGAAGTTCGGGGCCAGCTTCATCCTCGCCAGCCAGAGCCTGTCCAAGCTGGAGGACCTCTCCCGCGGCATGCGGGACCCCCTCCTGGCCAACGTCGGCTGCCTGGCCGTCTTCCAGGTGTCGGGCGCCGACGCCCGGCAGCTGGTCTGGGAGCTGGGGAAGGAACGGGTCACCGAGGACGACGTCACCTCCCTGGAGGTCCACCACTGCTACGTGCGGGCCACGGTGGGGACCCGGCGGATGCCCGCCTTCTCCATGCAGGTGCGGAAGCCCGAAGAGGGCGACCCGGAGACGGCGGTCCGGATCCGGGAGGCATCCCTGGACTACACCACGGCGGTGGAGGAAGTGGCCTACCGGGACGCGGACGCCGAGGAGCGGATCGCCGCCTACCGCCGGGGCCTGGCGGGGATCACCGACAAGACCCCCGAGAAACCGGCCGCGAAACAGCCCCACGCGGGCCGAACCCGCAAGGGCAAGGAGGCCGACGCCGGCGAGCCCGACAAGCCGGCGGCACGGGCCGGCAGCCAGGAGCGGGAGGAATGAGGCTCGGAGCGCGCCCCCTGGCCGTCCTCCGGCAGCTGGTCGAGACGCCCTTCGCCGATCGGCTGGAGTTGGCCGCCTTCTCAGGGCTGCCCGACCGCACCGTCTACCGAGCCGCCGCGCGGCTGGTGCGGGACGGACTGGCGGCCTGGCTCCCCCACGCTACACCCCTGGTCCCCTTCACCCGCCGCTACTACGCCACCCCCGACGGGCTGCGGCAATTGGCCTTTGAGCAGGGCATGCGGCCGGAGGATCTCCTCCTCGACAACCCCCTGTCGGCCGAGTGGCAGCGGGCACTCTTGGAGCGCCTCGACGGCGCCGCCGGCATCTACCGATTGGCGGCGGCAATTGCCATCGAGGAGGGGGCCGTACGTTTCCAGTGGCACCGGGCCCTGCGGCTGGACGCTTCCATGGCCCTGCCCGGCGGCCGCTCCCTGGGCATCCTTCGGTTCGGGCACACCAGCGACCGGACCGGGGCCGCCAAACGGGTCCGCAACCTCCTCCAGGGACCCCTGCCCGGGGCGCTCCTCATCCTGATGCCCGATCCCGTGCGGCTCCGCCACGCCCAGCGGCTGCTGGCCCGGGCGCCGGTCCGCGTCTTCCTTGCCGTCGAGGGGGAGGCGGTTGGCGCCGAACCGGAGTCGTCCGTCTGGCACCCCCCCACCATCGCCGCGGACCTGGGCCTGCGCTACGTGCTGACCCACCTGCGGCCCGGCGGCATCGTGCCGGCGGAGCCGTGGCACCGGAAGGTGTTGATGCCGGGGGACTTGGCGCTTGGTGACGGCGACGCCGAGACACCCCAGCACCTCCTGACGGTACTGCTCAAGCCCGCTGAGAAGCGTACTCTTGATCTGGTCTTCGACTGGCCCTGGGTCACCTCTGCGCAAGTTGCGGGGATGCTGGGGGTGAATGAAGAGAGGGTGCTGAAGGTGCTTGCGCGGCTGGGGAAGTTTGGGCTTGTGGCGGAGTCGGCAATAGAGGGGATGCGGCGATTGACTGTGACCGACCGGGGGCTGGCCTGGCTGGGGAGGCGTGACCGCACGCTGATAAGCGTCCTGCGGGATAGGTGGGGCGCCACGCTTCGAGACACGGCCGCGTCCCATTCTTGGCGAGACGTCGCCGGCAGGGTAACGCGACAGCTGCTGCGCAACCTCGAGCACACGGACGCCGTCTATGGTTTCATGGCGAAACTGGCGGTGTGGGCAAGGTCTCAAGGATGGGAGGTGGTGCAGATGGACCCGGCCTTCCGGGCGTCGCGTTACTTTTCCTTGC
This region includes:
- a CDS encoding type IV secretory system conjugative DNA transfer family protein is translated as INLLDAHVFADRDRTADSVVRVARGLWEQWGPRMQSILEHTVKTLHEANAHPDTDARDQHTILDGLRLLSDAKFRGQVLARVDDPYLLDWWARDFGGWHRDYRAEALAPVQTRLGYYASSRRARAILGQPASTVDVRRTILDGGVLLISTAQGQAGRDVAALVGASLLNLVDAVVREQGSLPPERRRGVLVVVDEMQTMPGVDYEGMLSELGKFGASFILASQSLSKLEDLSRGMRDPLLANVGCLAVFQVSGADARQLVWELGKERVTEDDVTSLEVHHCYVRATVGTRRMPAFSMQVRKPEEGDPETAVRIREASLDYTTAVEEVAYRDADAEERIAAYRRGLAGITDKTPEKPAAKQPHAGRTRKGKEADAGEPDKPAARAGSQEREE
- a CDS encoding replication-relaxation family protein encodes the protein MRLGARPLAVLRQLVETPFADRLELAAFSGLPDRTVYRAAARLVRDGLAAWLPHATPLVPFTRRYYATPDGLRQLAFEQGMRPEDLLLDNPLSAEWQRALLERLDGAAGIYRLAAAIAIEEGAVRFQWHRALRLDASMALPGGRSLGILRFGHTSDRTGAAKRVRNLLQGPLPGALLILMPDPVRLRHAQRLLARAPVRVFLAVEGEAVGAEPESSVWHPPTIAADLGLRYVLTHLRPGGIVPAEPWHRKVLMPGDLALGDGDAETPQHLLTVLLKPAEKRTLDLVFDWPWVTSAQVAGMLGVNEERVLKVLARLGKFGLVAESAIEGMRRLTVTDRGLAWLGRRDRTLISVLRDRWGATLRDTAASHSWRDVAGRVTRQLLRNLEHTDAVYGFMAKLAVWARSQGWEVVQMDPAFRASRYFSLHGHRYAVHPDAFGLLRQPGRDVPFFLEWERRAVRPVIMAERLAPYLRYFATRRPTDDHGARPELTVILPDAVSASHFQRAAQAAMRRSRIVLPLRIVYPSR